From a single Rosa rugosa chromosome 7, drRosRugo1.1, whole genome shotgun sequence genomic region:
- the LOC133719700 gene encoding uncharacterized protein LOC133719700 isoform X2, whose protein sequence is MARNLRVQQSLLVVRKLLPGSRPLALIPTSQSSPLAVQKKSSPLALQIYRPLSTISGHVAHDEASVPVDSLIRFLPLTSSYTAQYDYILKAIRDDCLNAICCFYAGSPPMHLPLIVQAFVERFPHVKIYHFLIFTLRQPLFHFFRNGKQVDQLVGESIVLLDKTLKNLYNIGELDTQHSLE, encoded by the exons atGGCGAGAAATCTGAGGGTGCAACAGTCTCTACTTGTTGTTCGTAAGCTGCTTCCTGGATCCAGACCCCTAGCCCTAATCCCAACCTCCCAATCATCTCCACTTGCTGTTCAAAAGAAATCATCTCCACTTGCTCTTCAAATTTACAGACCCTTGTCCACTATTTCAGGTCATGTCGCACATGATGAAGCATCGGTGCCTGTTGATTCTCTAATTCGCTTTTTACCCTTAACCTCGAGCTACACTGCTCAATATGATTACATACTGAAGGCAATCCGAG ATGACTGTTTGAATGCGATCTGCTGCTTCTATGCGGGGAGCCCACCTA TGCACTTACCTCTAATCGTTCAAGCTTTCGTGGAGAGATTCCCACATGTAAAAATATATCATTTTCTCATTTTTACTCTGCGTCAG CCATTGTTCCATTTCTTTCGAAATGGTAAACAGGTTGATCAGCTAGTTGGTGAATCCATTGTGCTCTTGGACAAGACTCTTAAAAACCTTTACAA CATTGGAGAACTTGACACACAGCATTCGTTGGAGTGA
- the LOC133721995 gene encoding protein C2-DOMAIN ABA-RELATED 1-like, with protein sequence MENMLGLLRIHIQRGVNLAVRDMRSSDPYLIVRMGKQKLKTRVVKKSVNPEWNEQLTLSIADPNLPILVSVYDKDTFSFDDKMGDAEFEIGPFIKALKMGFQGLEDGAIISKVQMNKQNCLAEESCIIYSEGKLVQNMVLRLRNVECGEVELQLQWIDVPSSRGL encoded by the exons ATGGAGAAcatgttgggtctgttgagaaTTCATATCCAAAGAGGAGTGAACCTTGCCGTCAGAGACATGAGAAGCAGCGACCCTTATCTCATTGTCAGAATGGGCAAGCAG AAGCTAAAGACTCGTGTAGTGAAGAAGAGCGTAAATCCTGAGTGGAATGAACAATTGACTCTTTCAATTGCTGATCCAAATCTTCCAATCCTTGTCTCTGTGTATGACAAGGATACATTTAGTTTTGATGACAAAATGGGGGATGCAGAGTTTGAGATTGGTCCATTCATTAAAGCCTTGAAGATGGGTTTCCAAGGCCTTGAAGATGGAGCCATAATTTCTAAAGTGCAGATGAACAAGCAAAACTGTCTAGCTGAAGAGAGCTGCATTATTTACTCCGAAGGCAAACTTGTACAGAACATGGTTCTCAGACTCAGAAATGTGGAGTGCGGGGAAGTGGAACTCCAATTGCAGTGGATTGATGTACCTAGTTCTAGGGGTCTATAG
- the LOC133719700 gene encoding uncharacterized protein LOC133719700 isoform X1, with protein MARNLRVQQSLLVVRKLLPGSRPLALIPTSQSSPLAVQKKSSPLALQIYRPLSTISGHVAHDEASVPVDSLIRFLPLTSSYTAQYDYILKAIRDDCLNAICCFYAGSPPMHLPLIVQAFVERFPHVKIYHFLIFTLRQNNDTYEAAMRMLNVTRTPLFHFFRNGKQVDQLVGESIVLLDKTLKNLYNIGELDTQHSLE; from the exons atGGCGAGAAATCTGAGGGTGCAACAGTCTCTACTTGTTGTTCGTAAGCTGCTTCCTGGATCCAGACCCCTAGCCCTAATCCCAACCTCCCAATCATCTCCACTTGCTGTTCAAAAGAAATCATCTCCACTTGCTCTTCAAATTTACAGACCCTTGTCCACTATTTCAGGTCATGTCGCACATGATGAAGCATCGGTGCCTGTTGATTCTCTAATTCGCTTTTTACCCTTAACCTCGAGCTACACTGCTCAATATGATTACATACTGAAGGCAATCCGAG ATGACTGTTTGAATGCGATCTGCTGCTTCTATGCGGGGAGCCCACCTA TGCACTTACCTCTAATCGTTCAAGCTTTCGTGGAGAGATTCCCACATGTAAAAATATATCATTTTCTCATTTTTACTCTGCGTCAG AATAATGACACTTATGAGGCTGCTATGAGAATGTTGAATGTTACCAGAACA CCATTGTTCCATTTCTTTCGAAATGGTAAACAGGTTGATCAGCTAGTTGGTGAATCCATTGTGCTCTTGGACAAGACTCTTAAAAACCTTTACAA CATTGGAGAACTTGACACACAGCATTCGTTGGAGTGA